A genome region from Chengkuizengella sp. SCS-71B includes the following:
- a CDS encoding HBL/NHE enterotoxin family protein gives MNKLTNKVLSIVIAITLGFGTLFSPSFTVSAADDGITGEQNPINLLEETSFHNYVEVMTTIGFPSWAQYIPNADIHISAAKNSAKSWETDIKPHAVEIIHNVIAYEKNFISAYNQLVELSNQLDDPNKKTEFLGIVNVLQKNLEDHTASVNEEHNIIDNFKKLLRDVDRANFQIDYNYAVQRKKDIVSEITDLENKVEDINRKYNEKKLTPVCDAFGCRYIEVPKYDKHQLDLEKAKAVEELQNKKNEQSAINTAIDQLEKYLNVIDGAYKFLDHGLSGLENQWNSLFLKFERILEIVTNEIDIDSFFLISFLNDAKLTWDDILQLAQVIEIKMDTFKSKVLGCSIPWGVDNLPFEGEIYYTLYDGNPTEGGLKVGKFAGTELAITLSSELYDMLEVIPPDQALYAVQEILVNGESFKLDARPISNPLFETSFLFSESDFKGDCITVSKGQTINLNQTGYYNFDNKLSSMVVKGNVYVSLFAELNSGGSSQRVFTDEDGYAQVSDFGGMFIGSDTVSSINVSEKKDGVYTFDGANFSGSLDIYNDEQFAKDTGGLTANDWMGYQRGDTYFKKDDSISSVKVIGPYAAALYENYNWSGAFALVKEDFGGPNLDSNIDNKASSISIFHGEGIWFFDIQSYRGNYNRVTADCSFSPNCGFPNDTLSSVLIIGDYGVRLYEHADYQGREQLVINFDQYTGSSGDIGDNLMSSWRIIK, from the coding sequence ATGAACAAATTAACAAATAAGGTATTATCAATTGTTATAGCTATCACTTTAGGTTTTGGTACATTATTCAGTCCAAGTTTTACGGTTTCTGCTGCAGATGATGGAATAACTGGAGAACAGAATCCAATAAATTTGCTTGAAGAAACTTCATTTCATAATTACGTAGAAGTAATGACAACAATAGGATTTCCGAGTTGGGCACAGTACATCCCTAATGCTGACATACATATAAGTGCGGCTAAAAATAGTGCGAAATCTTGGGAAACTGATATTAAACCGCATGCTGTTGAGATTATTCACAATGTAATAGCTTATGAAAAAAATTTTATCTCAGCATACAACCAATTAGTGGAACTTTCCAACCAACTTGATGATCCAAATAAGAAAACAGAATTTCTTGGAATTGTTAATGTATTACAAAAAAATCTAGAGGATCATACCGCTTCTGTAAATGAAGAACACAATATCATTGATAATTTCAAGAAACTATTACGTGATGTGGATCGAGCTAATTTTCAAATTGACTATAATTACGCTGTTCAAAGGAAAAAGGATATAGTAAGTGAAATTACTGATTTGGAAAATAAAGTAGAAGATATTAATCGAAAATATAATGAGAAAAAATTAACACCAGTTTGTGATGCTTTTGGTTGTCGCTATATAGAAGTGCCTAAATATGATAAACATCAATTGGATTTAGAAAAAGCTAAAGCAGTAGAGGAGCTACAAAATAAAAAAAATGAGCAATCTGCTATCAATACTGCTATAGACCAATTAGAGAAATATCTCAATGTAATTGATGGTGCTTATAAATTTTTAGACCATGGTTTAAGTGGATTAGAGAATCAATGGAACAGTTTATTTTTAAAATTTGAAAGAATACTAGAAATTGTTACAAACGAAATAGATATTGATAGTTTCTTTTTAATTTCATTTTTAAATGATGCTAAGCTTACTTGGGATGATATACTGCAGTTGGCACAAGTTATTGAAATTAAAATGGATACTTTTAAAAGTAAGGTTCTTGGTTGCTCCATTCCTTGGGGAGTAGATAATCTACCTTTTGAGGGGGAGATTTACTATACATTATATGATGGAAACCCGACAGAAGGCGGACTAAAAGTAGGTAAGTTTGCAGGGACGGAATTGGCTATAACCCTGTCTTCAGAATTGTATGATATGTTAGAAGTAATCCCCCCTGACCAAGCTTTGTATGCTGTACAAGAAATCCTTGTGAATGGTGAATCATTTAAATTAGATGCTAGACCAATATCTAATCCACTGTTTGAAACTTCTTTTTTATTTTCAGAATCAGACTTTAAAGGTGATTGTATTACTGTAAGTAAGGGACAAACAATAAATTTAAATCAAACAGGTTATTATAACTTTGATAACAAGTTGTCCTCTATGGTAGTGAAAGGGAATGTATATGTTAGTTTATTTGCTGAATTAAACTCTGGAGGAAGTTCACAAAGGGTTTTCACGGATGAGGATGGTTATGCTCAAGTTAGTGACTTCGGCGGTATGTTTATAGGATCGGATACCGTGTCTTCTATAAATGTTTCTGAAAAAAAAGATGGAGTCTATACGTTTGATGGAGCAAATTTTAGTGGATCTTTGGATATATATAACGATGAGCAATTTGCTAAAGATACAGGTGGTCTAACTGCAAATGATTGGATGGGTTATCAAAGAGGAGATACCTATTTTAAAAAAGATGATTCTATATCATCTGTAAAAGTGATTGGTCCATATGCGGCAGCTTTATATGAGAATTATAACTGGTCTGGAGCATTTGCATTAGTTAAAGAGGATTTTGGTGGTCCAAATTTAGATAGTAATATAGATAATAAAGCTTCATCAATAAGTATATTCCATGGTGAGGGTATCTGGTTCTTTGATATCCAATCTTATAGAGGAAATTATAACCGGGTAACAGCGGATTGTAGCTTTAGTCCGAATTGTGGATTTCCTAATGATACATTATCCTCTGTGTTAATTATTGGAGATTATGGAGTTAGATTGTATGAACACGCCGATTATCAAGGTAGAGAACAATTAGTGATTAACTTTGATCAGTATACGGGAAGCTCCGGAGATATAGGAGATAATTTAATGTCTTCTTGGAGAATAATAAAGTAA
- a CDS encoding glycosyltransferase family 2 protein has translation MKNATLSLCMSVRDEEEVLDRCLSSIANLVEEIIIVDTGSTDRTKEIAKKYTDKIYDFEWVDDFSKARNFSFSKATKDYIIWLDADDIVPEESQEQIKELKKNLVTHHIDVVVMEYQYAFDAEGNPIFTHHRDSIVRRECNFKWKGFVHAALDISGREIFITNIVIKHMKNKQHSDRTFKTYKSAIAQGKILSTRDMFFFANACFGHSQYKLAKEWYEKYLKETNDRSEIKIYVYGKLADCHIHFNELDKSVAYCLLTFKLESPRAEICCKLAHIYMLKNEVHQAVCWYKIATVIDFPQQSTFIEPSYYTWFPHIQLCSCYMSLGNIDKAKKHNDIAAKYIPHSTYVTSNNKMIEEMRFKRNCSS, from the coding sequence ATGAAAAACGCAACGTTAAGCCTTTGTATGAGTGTCAGGGATGAAGAAGAAGTATTAGATAGATGTTTATCATCAATCGCAAATTTGGTTGAAGAAATCATTATTGTAGATACAGGATCAACCGATCGAACGAAAGAAATAGCTAAAAAATACACAGACAAGATATATGATTTTGAGTGGGTGGATGATTTTTCTAAAGCACGTAATTTTTCATTTTCTAAAGCAACGAAAGACTACATTATATGGTTAGACGCAGATGATATTGTTCCAGAAGAAAGTCAAGAACAAATTAAAGAATTAAAAAAAAATCTTGTCACTCATCATATAGATGTTGTGGTTATGGAATATCAATACGCTTTTGATGCAGAAGGGAACCCAATATTTACTCATCATCGCGATAGTATTGTAAGAAGAGAATGTAATTTTAAATGGAAGGGGTTTGTACACGCTGCACTTGATATTTCAGGAAGAGAAATATTCATAACAAATATTGTAATCAAACATATGAAAAATAAGCAACATTCTGATCGAACCTTTAAAACTTATAAAAGTGCGATTGCACAAGGAAAAATTTTATCGACTAGGGATATGTTTTTCTTCGCGAATGCATGTTTTGGACATAGTCAATACAAATTAGCCAAGGAATGGTATGAAAAATATCTTAAAGAAACTAATGATAGAAGTGAAATTAAAATTTATGTATACGGAAAGCTCGCTGATTGTCATATCCATTTTAATGAATTAGATAAGTCGGTTGCATATTGCTTACTTACATTTAAACTAGAATCCCCTAGGGCAGAGATTTGTTGTAAATTAGCACACATATATATGCTTAAAAATGAGGTTCACCAAGCAGTATGTTGGTATAAAATAGCTACTGTTATAGATTTCCCTCAACAGAGTACCTTTATAGAACCATCCTACTATACTTGGTTCCCTCATATACAATTATGTTCATGTTACATGTCTTTGGGTAATATTGATAAAGCAAAAAAACATAATGACATCGCAGCAAAATATATTCCACATAGCACCTACGTCACCAGTAATAATAAAATGATAGAAGAAATGAGATTTAAAAGAAATTGTTCCAGCTAG
- the rfbG gene encoding CDP-glucose 4,6-dehydratase, which yields MLNFYKNKSIFVTGHTGFKGAWLCKILINAGSRVTGYALDPPTNPSLFKLSGLESQMTSIIKDIRDAESLQESFNIAQPEIVIHLASQPLVLASYENPHYTYETNVMGTVNILECIRKSNNVKSVLIVTSDKVYKNNKWIWGYRENDPLGGDDPYSNSKSCSELITKSYKKSFLKDKNIAISTARAGNVLGGGDFAKHRIIPDCIRAIENNVDIIVRNPYSRRHYQHVFEPLYAYLMIIQKQYDDMKYSDCYNVGPDERNCITNEELVDLFCEKWEIATGDKQNWVYKLSNDPPEASLLKLDSSKFHSIFKWQSEWNIEKAIEKTIEWTKVYMNNEDIDFILNKQIEEFLKT from the coding sequence ATGTTGAATTTTTATAAAAATAAAAGCATTTTTGTGACCGGCCATACTGGGTTTAAAGGAGCATGGTTATGTAAAATTCTCATCAATGCAGGATCAAGAGTTACGGGATACGCTCTAGATCCTCCAACAAATCCAAGTTTATTTAAGCTTAGTGGACTAGAAAGTCAGATGACTTCAATTATTAAAGATATTAGAGATGCTGAGAGTCTACAAGAAAGCTTTAATATCGCACAACCAGAAATTGTCATTCACTTAGCATCGCAGCCCCTCGTATTAGCTTCATATGAAAACCCACATTACACATATGAAACTAACGTAATGGGTACAGTAAATATTTTAGAATGCATTCGCAAAAGTAATAATGTTAAATCCGTGCTTATTGTTACATCAGATAAAGTATATAAAAATAATAAATGGATTTGGGGTTATCGAGAGAATGATCCACTTGGTGGTGATGATCCATATTCTAATAGCAAGTCTTGTTCTGAACTAATAACAAAAAGTTATAAAAAGTCATTTTTAAAAGATAAAAATATTGCTATCTCAACTGCAAGAGCAGGGAATGTACTTGGTGGTGGTGATTTTGCAAAACATAGAATTATTCCTGATTGTATTAGAGCAATTGAAAATAATGTTGACATTATTGTTCGCAATCCATATTCAAGAAGACACTATCAACACGTATTTGAACCTCTCTATGCATATTTAATGATTATTCAAAAGCAATATGATGATATGAAATATTCAGATTGCTATAATGTAGGCCCTGATGAAAGGAATTGCATTACAAATGAAGAGCTAGTTGATTTATTTTGTGAAAAATGGGAAATAGCAACAGGTGATAAGCAAAATTGGGTGTATAAGCTTTCAAATGACCCTCCTGAAGCAAGTCTCTTGAAACTAGACAGTTCAAAGTTCCATTCTATTTTTAAGTGGCAATCAGAATGGAATATAGAAAAAGCAATTGAAAAAACAATTGAATGGACAAAAGTTTATATGAATAATGAAGATATAGATTTTATCTTGAATAAACAAATCGAAGAATTTTTAAAAACGTGA
- a CDS encoding NAD(P)-dependent oxidoreductase — protein MKKAIVTGANGFIGSHVITELVNHNVEVIAIVKNEDSNIDSLAKNINHIKIICCTLTDLNTLPNKIADRDIDIFYHFAWEGCEGNIRINENVQTLNALWTVNSVKVAKELGCHRFVGAGSIMEKEALSAVYTQKNKPGMDYIYGTSKLTAHCFSKCTAAQLGIEHVWGIITNAYGPGDMSSRFLNTTIRKIIKNEPLEFTKATQIYDFIYIADVAKAFYYIGLYGKPFCNYIVGSSNPKPLKQFIHVIQQTLAPEREFSFGIIPFTGGNLSLDQFNTHEIEKDTEFKANVSFQEGIKKTMKWLKGINTSRQ, from the coding sequence ATGAAAAAAGCAATTGTGACTGGAGCTAATGGCTTCATTGGCAGTCATGTTATAACGGAATTAGTAAACCATAATGTCGAAGTGATTGCTATTGTTAAAAATGAAGATTCAAATATTGACTCGCTAGCTAAAAATATAAACCACATTAAGATAATTTGTTGTACTCTAACAGATCTTAACACTTTACCCAATAAAATAGCAGATAGAGATATTGATATCTTCTATCATTTTGCTTGGGAGGGGTGTGAAGGAAATATTAGAATAAACGAGAACGTACAAACACTTAATGCCTTGTGGACAGTTAATAGTGTTAAAGTTGCAAAAGAGCTTGGGTGTCATAGATTTGTTGGAGCTGGTAGTATCATGGAGAAAGAAGCTTTGTCCGCTGTGTACACTCAAAAAAACAAACCAGGAATGGATTATATATACGGAACAAGCAAATTAACAGCTCACTGTTTTAGTAAATGTACAGCAGCTCAATTGGGCATAGAACATGTGTGGGGAATCATTACAAATGCATATGGGCCAGGAGATATGTCCTCTCGCTTTTTGAACACAACAATCAGGAAAATTATTAAAAATGAACCATTGGAATTTACTAAGGCAACTCAAATCTATGATTTTATTTATATTGCTGATGTAGCAAAAGCTTTTTACTACATAGGATTATATGGGAAGCCCTTCTGCAACTATATAGTAGGAAGCTCTAATCCAAAACCATTAAAACAATTTATTCACGTGATTCAGCAAACTCTGGCCCCAGAAAGGGAATTTTCCTTTGGAATCATCCCTTTTACCGGAGGAAATTTGTCACTTGATCAATTTAATACCCATGAAATTGAAAAAGATACGGAATTCAAAGCAAATGTATCTTTTCAAGAAGGTATTAAAAAAACGATGAAATGGTTAAAAGGTATCAACACTTCTCGACAATAA